The following proteins are co-located in the Motilibacter rhizosphaerae genome:
- a CDS encoding Ig domain-containing protein yields MTSGLRGRAQRVVLCAAVAAAGTAAGTVPLAGPAQASVPSTVLFTVSSVEAAGVPAGDMSLFGGSSHRITVHGTDLQRITEVDYDTDDDASSILLQDDIGSSSSTAAPVVSDDGTTLTFTNPDLSLGQASAIASSPFNGIQMFIRFEGPTYEGPYYVESGSHELDALIPAVTSVTIHDANGAPSPTSASEGGDHVTLRGQLLDDPAIYAFNQVNTPATTMGSNQDLYDIVHQPDGSVTARLYTDRGAQYPDSAAPLPLFIQVKSASPQWNSDIRSHSVSSGGNFTAEAPTVTGMDCHQGNNGQCVFFPEDHGVVITVTGRHLSNLGDPNNSYQNFIRLEANGHQIDASLRVTHVGDGTPGDPDLADFTLDDLGRLQANGQPVTPSIELKDVDQTGYVLDGAIEGGPYSIAIASHLTAPVVASPGTASTPVGQPYSIDIPVSGSPAPAVAVYGLPAGLTSSPSADGVLISGTPSTAGTAYITIKATNSVGKGSGKLALSVLATPVFNGGSTDVKLAPGTSLTDIITASGGATMTVSGAPSWMVATAKPGSVKLNGRSPKPAYATAVVTVTATNSAGSVSEQVTVHM; encoded by the coding sequence ATGACGAGTGGACTGAGGGGGCGGGCGCAGCGGGTGGTGCTGTGCGCCGCCGTGGCGGCCGCGGGCACGGCCGCGGGCACGGTGCCCCTGGCCGGACCGGCGCAGGCCAGCGTGCCGTCGACCGTGCTGTTCACGGTCTCGTCGGTGGAGGCGGCCGGCGTACCGGCCGGGGACATGAGCCTGTTCGGCGGCTCGAGCCACCGCATCACCGTGCACGGCACGGACCTCCAGCGCATCACCGAGGTGGACTACGACACCGACGACGACGCCAGCAGCATCCTGCTGCAGGACGACATCGGCAGCTCCAGCAGCACCGCCGCTCCGGTCGTGTCCGACGACGGCACCACGCTGACGTTCACGAACCCGGACCTCAGCCTGGGGCAGGCGTCGGCGATCGCGTCGAGCCCGTTCAACGGCATCCAGATGTTCATCCGCTTCGAGGGCCCCACCTACGAGGGGCCGTACTACGTCGAGAGCGGCTCGCACGAGCTGGACGCGCTCATCCCGGCGGTCACCTCGGTCACGATCCACGACGCGAACGGCGCCCCCTCGCCCACCTCGGCGAGCGAGGGCGGCGACCACGTGACGCTGCGGGGGCAGCTGCTGGACGACCCGGCGATCTACGCCTTCAACCAGGTCAACACCCCGGCCACCACGATGGGCTCGAACCAGGACCTGTACGACATCGTGCACCAGCCCGACGGGTCGGTGACCGCGCGGCTCTACACCGACCGCGGCGCGCAGTACCCCGACAGCGCGGCGCCGCTGCCGCTGTTCATCCAGGTGAAGTCGGCCAGCCCGCAGTGGAACAGCGACATCCGCTCCCACTCCGTCAGCTCGGGCGGGAACTTCACGGCCGAGGCGCCCACCGTCACGGGGATGGACTGCCACCAGGGGAACAACGGGCAGTGCGTGTTCTTCCCCGAGGACCACGGCGTCGTCATCACGGTGACGGGGCGGCACCTGTCGAACCTCGGTGACCCCAACAACAGCTACCAGAACTTCATCCGCCTCGAGGCCAACGGCCACCAGATCGACGCCAGCCTGCGGGTGACGCACGTCGGCGACGGCACGCCGGGCGACCCCGACCTGGCCGACTTCACGCTGGACGACCTCGGGCGGCTGCAGGCCAACGGCCAGCCGGTCACGCCGTCCATCGAGCTGAAGGACGTCGACCAGACCGGGTACGTGCTCGACGGCGCCATCGAGGGCGGGCCGTACTCCATCGCCATCGCCTCGCACCTCACGGCGCCAGTGGTGGCGAGCCCGGGCACGGCCAGCACTCCGGTCGGGCAGCCGTACAGCATCGACATCCCGGTGAGCGGCTCGCCCGCCCCGGCCGTCGCGGTCTACGGGCTGCCCGCCGGGTTGACGTCCAGCCCCAGCGCGGACGGGGTCCTCATCAGCGGCACCCCGAGCACGGCGGGGACGGCGTACATCACGATCAAGGCGACCAACTCGGTCGGCAAGGGCAGCGGCAAGCTCGCCCTCAGCGTCCTCGCCACGCCGGTGTTCAACGGCGGCTCGACCGACGTCAAGCTCGCGCCGGGCACGAGCCTCACCGACATCATCACCGCCTCCGGCGGCGCGACGATGACGGTCAGCGGCGCCCCGTCGTGGATGGTGGCGACGGCCAAGCCCGGCTCGGTGAAGCTCAACGGACGCAGCCCCAAGCCGGCCTACGCCACGGCGGTGGTGACGGTCACCGCCACCAACAGCGCCGGCTCGGTGAGCGAGCAGGTCACCGTCCACATGTAG
- a CDS encoding ROK family glucokinase has translation MGLTIGVDLGGTKVAAAVVDEEGRIHARTRQSTPATGADATIGAILGAVRELREQHPDVEAVCVAAPGFIDEQRATVLFLTNLGGWRHRPLKHELEQALGLPVVIENDANAAAWGEAHFGAGRGETEVVCVTVGTGIGGGIILGGQLFRGRFGVAAEVGHYRVEPNGRPCGCGNRGCWEQYTSGNALVREARWRAAEDRPGAALLLSYGDGSPEGVEGLHVTDAARKGDPVAIASFESVGRWLGQGLADLAAILDPACFVIGGGVSEAGDLLLEPARRTYAEVLTGRAYRPLAQIRQATLGNDAGVVGAADLARV, from the coding sequence GTGGGACTGACCATCGGGGTCGACCTCGGAGGCACCAAGGTCGCCGCTGCCGTCGTCGACGAGGAGGGGCGCATCCACGCGCGCACGCGCCAGTCGACGCCCGCGACCGGCGCCGACGCGACCATCGGGGCCATCCTGGGGGCGGTCCGCGAGCTGCGCGAGCAGCACCCGGACGTCGAGGCCGTCTGCGTCGCGGCCCCGGGCTTCATCGACGAGCAGCGCGCGACGGTGCTCTTCCTCACCAACCTCGGCGGCTGGCGGCACCGCCCGCTCAAGCACGAGCTCGAGCAGGCGCTCGGCCTCCCCGTGGTCATCGAGAACGACGCCAACGCCGCGGCGTGGGGCGAGGCCCACTTCGGCGCCGGACGTGGCGAGACCGAGGTCGTCTGCGTGACGGTCGGCACCGGCATCGGCGGCGGGATCATCCTGGGCGGGCAGCTGTTCCGCGGCCGCTTCGGCGTCGCGGCCGAGGTGGGCCACTACCGCGTGGAGCCCAACGGCCGGCCCTGCGGGTGCGGCAACCGCGGCTGCTGGGAGCAGTACACCTCCGGCAACGCGCTCGTCCGCGAGGCGCGGTGGCGCGCGGCCGAGGACCGTCCGGGTGCGGCGCTGCTGCTGAGCTACGGCGACGGCTCGCCCGAGGGCGTCGAGGGCCTCCACGTCACCGACGCCGCCCGCAAGGGCGACCCCGTGGCGATCGCGTCGTTCGAGTCGGTCGGCCGCTGGCTGGGCCAGGGGCTCGCCGACCTCGCCGCGATCCTCGACCCGGCCTGCTTCGTCATCGGCGGCGGCGTCAGCGAGGCGGGCGACCTGCTGCTCGAGCCGGCCCGGCGCACGTACGCCGAGGTGCTGACCGGCCGCGCGTACCGGCCGCTGGCCCAGATCCGGCAGGCCACCCTCGGCAACGACGCCGGCGTGGTGGGCGCGGCGGACCTCGCGCGCGTCTGA
- a CDS encoding AMP-dependent synthetase/ligase yields the protein MQDFGGSLTGIVWDRAARDPGFAMLSRRTGTAWSDVSAAAFRDEVVALAKGFVATGLQPGERVALMSRTRYEWALIDFAVWAAGGVVVPVYETSSAEQVGWILQDSGASVVVVETAEHAATYDAVAGSLPTVRDVWRIEPAGEQGSLDDLRACGTGVAGADVEARRTAVHRDDLATVIYTSGTTGRPKGCELTHGNFLAEVEGILEGVHEVFGKPDAAALLFLPLAHVLARVFQLAVLAGGVRLGHTADVKNLLADMEGFRPTFLLAVPRVFEKVYNASEQKAEAAGKGRVFRLAADTAVAWSEARDTGHAGPFLRAKHRVFDRLVYGKMREALGGRVEFAVCGGAPLSERLGHFFRGIGLTVLVGYGLTETTAAACVNTPSRTRMGTVGPPLPGVEVRTDADGEIQVRGGIVFRGYAGDDVATKQAFTDDGWFRTGDLGHVDADGFLHITGRSKDILVTAGGKNVVPATLEDVIREHPLVSQCVVVGDGRPFVGALVTLDEEALPAWFETRRRPALPLAEAVRDPQVLAGVQAAVDAANVHVSRAESVRRFRVLDVDFTEDSGHLTPSMKVKRKEVMRDFAAEVDALYS from the coding sequence GTGCAGGACTTCGGCGGGAGCCTCACGGGCATCGTGTGGGACCGGGCCGCTCGCGACCCCGGGTTCGCGATGCTGAGCCGCCGCACCGGGACCGCGTGGAGCGACGTCAGCGCGGCGGCGTTCCGCGACGAGGTCGTCGCCCTCGCCAAGGGGTTCGTGGCCACCGGGCTGCAGCCGGGCGAGCGGGTCGCGCTGATGTCGCGGACGCGCTACGAGTGGGCGCTCATCGACTTCGCGGTGTGGGCCGCCGGCGGCGTCGTGGTCCCGGTCTACGAGACCTCCTCGGCGGAGCAGGTCGGCTGGATCCTGCAGGACTCGGGCGCGAGCGTCGTCGTCGTCGAGACCGCGGAGCACGCTGCGACGTACGACGCGGTGGCGGGCTCGCTGCCGACCGTGCGCGACGTCTGGCGCATCGAGCCCGCGGGCGAGCAGGGCAGCCTCGACGACCTGCGCGCCTGCGGCACGGGGGTCGCCGGTGCCGACGTGGAGGCGCGGCGCACCGCCGTCCACCGCGACGACCTGGCCACGGTGATCTACACCTCCGGCACGACCGGGCGGCCCAAGGGCTGCGAGCTCACCCACGGCAACTTCCTCGCCGAGGTCGAGGGCATCCTCGAGGGCGTCCACGAGGTGTTCGGCAAGCCGGACGCCGCGGCGCTGCTCTTCCTGCCGCTCGCGCACGTGCTCGCCCGGGTCTTCCAGCTCGCCGTGCTCGCCGGCGGGGTGCGCCTCGGGCACACCGCCGACGTGAAGAACCTGCTCGCGGACATGGAGGGGTTCAGACCCACCTTCCTCCTGGCCGTGCCGCGGGTCTTCGAGAAGGTCTACAACGCCAGCGAGCAGAAGGCCGAGGCCGCCGGCAAGGGCCGGGTGTTCCGCCTCGCGGCGGACACCGCGGTCGCCTGGAGCGAGGCGCGCGACACCGGTCACGCCGGCCCGTTCCTCCGCGCCAAGCACCGGGTCTTCGACCGGCTGGTCTACGGGAAGATGCGCGAGGCGCTCGGAGGGCGGGTCGAGTTCGCGGTCTGCGGCGGCGCCCCGCTCAGCGAGCGGCTGGGGCACTTCTTCCGCGGCATCGGGCTGACCGTCCTCGTCGGCTACGGCCTCACCGAGACGACGGCGGCGGCGTGCGTCAACACGCCGAGCCGTACCCGCATGGGGACGGTCGGCCCGCCGCTGCCGGGGGTCGAGGTGCGCACCGACGCGGACGGCGAGATCCAGGTGCGCGGCGGGATCGTCTTCCGCGGCTACGCCGGGGACGACGTGGCCACCAAGCAGGCGTTCACCGACGACGGGTGGTTCCGCACCGGGGACCTCGGCCACGTCGACGCCGACGGCTTCCTCCACATCACCGGGCGCAGCAAGGACATCCTCGTCACCGCGGGCGGCAAGAACGTCGTCCCGGCCACGCTCGAGGACGTCATCCGGGAGCACCCGCTCGTCAGCCAGTGCGTCGTGGTCGGCGACGGGCGGCCCTTCGTCGGCGCGCTCGTGACGCTCGACGAGGAGGCGCTGCCGGCGTGGTTCGAGACGCGGCGCCGCCCGGCGCTCCCCCTCGCCGAGGCGGTGCGCGACCCGCAGGTGCTGGCCGGAGTCCAGGCCGCGGTCGACGCCGCCAACGTGCACGTCTCGCGCGCGGAGTCGGTCCGCCGGTTCCGCGTGCTCGACGTCGACTTCACCGAGGACAGCGGCCACCTGACGCCCTCGATGAAGGTCAAGCGCAAGGAGGTCATGCGCGACTTCGCCGCGGAGGTGGACGCGCTCTACTCCTGA
- a CDS encoding class I SAM-dependent methyltransferase, with protein sequence MEGTEVRKLAALEDRHWWYAERRALLAAALRRVPGTPGTALDVGAAGGGNTRVLRAAGWRSLALEYGEDGAAVAHERGLDVVRGDATRLPVADASIGLVVAFDVLEHIPDDAAALRELHRVLRPGGTLLVAVPAGMRNWSAHDVAVGHVRRYEREGLRDLVAGGGFELRELRSWNVLMAPVARWRRRSSTGSDLDDPHPALNAACRAVVVAERVLPVGGLPGISLLATAVRR encoded by the coding sequence GTGGAAGGCACCGAGGTACGCAAGCTCGCCGCGCTCGAGGACCGGCACTGGTGGTACGCCGAGCGCCGCGCCCTGCTCGCCGCCGCCCTGCGCCGCGTGCCGGGCACGCCCGGGACCGCGCTCGACGTGGGGGCGGCGGGAGGCGGCAACACCCGCGTCCTCCGCGCGGCCGGCTGGCGCTCCCTCGCCCTGGAGTACGGCGAGGACGGCGCCGCCGTCGCCCACGAGCGGGGGCTCGACGTGGTCAGGGGCGACGCCACGCGGCTCCCGGTCGCGGACGCGAGCATCGGGCTCGTCGTCGCCTTCGACGTCCTCGAGCACATCCCCGACGACGCGGCCGCGCTGCGCGAGCTGCACCGGGTGCTGCGGCCCGGCGGCACCCTGCTCGTCGCGGTGCCCGCCGGCATGCGCAACTGGTCCGCCCACGACGTGGCTGTCGGGCACGTCCGCCGCTACGAGCGCGAGGGGCTGCGCGACCTCGTCGCCGGCGGCGGGTTCGAGCTGCGCGAGCTGCGCTCGTGGAACGTCCTCATGGCCCCGGTCGCGCGCTGGCGGCGCCGGTCGTCGACCGGCTCCGACCTCGACGACCCGCACCCCGCGCTCAACGCGGCCTGCCGGGCCGTCGTCGTCGCCGAGCGGGTCCTGCCCGTCGGCGGGCTGCCCGGGATCTCGCTGCTGGCGACCGCCGTACGCCGGTGA
- a CDS encoding endonuclease/exonuclease/phosphatase family protein, translating to MRLLTYNVRSLRDDRAAAARVVRACAPDAVCLQEAPRFPLQRWLLQRFAAECGLRLACGGRAAHGPALLVRAGIPVDEAAAVRFRRTPGLHARGVAVARFGDVDVASVHLGLRPDERQRNAADVLAVLRSRGSGPWVVAGDLNEPPGGPAWAAFAEAGLRDACPEGGPTFPARRPARRIDAVLVSPGLRVARCIVPHDVVDGADLPVATDHLPVLAELDLP from the coding sequence GTGCGGCTGCTGACGTACAACGTCCGCAGCCTGCGCGACGACCGGGCGGCCGCCGCCCGCGTCGTCCGCGCCTGCGCTCCCGACGCCGTCTGCCTGCAGGAGGCGCCGCGGTTCCCCTTGCAGCGGTGGCTGCTCCAGCGCTTCGCTGCGGAGTGCGGTCTGCGCCTGGCCTGCGGTGGTCGCGCCGCGCACGGTCCCGCCCTGCTCGTCCGCGCCGGGATCCCGGTGGACGAGGCGGCGGCGGTGCGCTTCCGGCGTACGCCCGGGCTGCACGCCCGGGGAGTCGCGGTGGCCCGGTTCGGGGACGTCGACGTCGCCAGCGTCCACCTCGGGCTGCGGCCCGACGAGCGGCAGCGCAACGCCGCCGACGTGCTCGCGGTGCTCCGGTCGCGCGGCTCCGGGCCGTGGGTCGTGGCGGGCGACCTCAACGAACCGCCCGGCGGGCCCGCGTGGGCGGCGTTCGCGGAGGCGGGGCTGCGGGACGCCTGCCCCGAGGGCGGTCCGACGTTCCCGGCGCGGCGGCCGGCACGGCGCATCGACGCCGTGCTCGTCAGCCCGGGGCTGCGGGTCGCGCGCTGCATCGTGCCGCACGACGTCGTGGACGGCGCCGACCTCCCGGTCGCGACCGACCACCTGCCCGTGCTGGCCGAGCTCGACCTGCCCTGA
- a CDS encoding glycosyltransferase family 4 protein — MSLPRTLVLTNDFPPRQGGIESFVEAVVQRLPPDRVVVYARGQAGDAAYDRGLPFRVVRHPRGIVLPEPSVARAAAALAREEGCRAAWVAAAAPLGLLAPALRRAVDGPVVATTHGHEVWWARVPGARRVLRAVGDGVDALTVLGPWTGEAVGAALSDAGRRRLHRLAPGVDLERFSPHVDGGRVRARHGLGDRPVVVCVSRLVPRKGQDTLLRAWPQVLAAVPEAALLLVGGGTDAERLRGLAAGTRSVVLTGPVPLAELPEHYAAGDVFAMPCRSRRAGLEVEGLGMVYLEAAACGLPVVAGDSGGAPEAVLHGRTGFVVPGASVDETARRVIELLADPERARAMGRAGRAWVERAWSWERTVGRLEALLSAQE, encoded by the coding sequence GTGAGCCTCCCGCGCACCCTCGTCCTCACCAACGACTTCCCGCCCCGGCAGGGCGGGATCGAGTCGTTCGTGGAGGCGGTGGTGCAGCGGCTGCCTCCCGACCGGGTCGTGGTCTACGCCCGTGGGCAGGCGGGGGACGCGGCGTACGACCGTGGCCTGCCGTTCCGCGTGGTCCGGCACCCGCGCGGCATCGTGCTCCCCGAGCCGTCCGTCGCGCGTGCCGCCGCCGCGCTCGCCCGGGAGGAGGGCTGCCGCGCGGCGTGGGTCGCGGCCGCGGCCCCCCTCGGCCTGCTCGCTCCGGCGCTGCGCCGTGCGGTCGACGGCCCGGTCGTCGCCACCACCCACGGGCACGAGGTGTGGTGGGCGCGCGTCCCCGGGGCTCGCCGGGTGCTGCGCGCCGTGGGCGACGGCGTGGACGCGCTGACCGTGCTCGGACCCTGGACGGGGGAGGCGGTGGGCGCCGCGCTCAGCGACGCGGGGCGGCGCCGGCTGCACCGGCTCGCTCCGGGCGTGGACCTCGAGCGCTTCTCCCCGCACGTCGACGGCGGCCGCGTGCGCGCCCGGCACGGGCTCGGCGACCGGCCGGTGGTGGTGTGCGTGTCGCGGCTGGTCCCGCGCAAGGGCCAGGACACGCTGCTGCGCGCCTGGCCCCAGGTGCTCGCGGCGGTGCCCGAGGCCGCACTGCTGCTGGTGGGCGGCGGCACGGACGCCGAGCGGCTGCGCGGGCTGGCCGCCGGCACCCGCTCGGTGGTGCTGACCGGACCGGTGCCGCTGGCGGAGCTGCCCGAGCACTACGCCGCGGGCGACGTCTTCGCGATGCCCTGCCGCTCCCGCCGCGCCGGGCTCGAGGTCGAGGGGCTCGGCATGGTCTACCTCGAGGCCGCGGCCTGCGGGCTCCCCGTCGTGGCCGGGGACTCGGGCGGCGCGCCCGAGGCGGTGCTGCACGGGCGTACGGGCTTCGTCGTCCCCGGCGCGTCGGTCGACGAGACCGCACGGCGTGTCATCGAGCTGCTCGCCGACCCCGAGCGGGCGAGGGCCATGGGCCGGGCCGGCCGGGCCTGGGTCGAGCGGGCCTGGAGCTGGGAGCGGACCGTCGGCCGGCTGGAGGCGCTGCTCTCAGCTCAGGAGTAG
- a CDS encoding alpha/beta hydrolase, with product MRVRADAAAFSSDGHPSAAGRVGVLLCHGFTGSPQSLRPWAEHLAGEGLAVRLPRLPGHGTSWREMALTSWEDWYAVLERALLDLRGQCDRVVVAGLSMGGTLALRLAETHAVDGLVLVNPSVLSTNRLLPLVPVLQHVVPSVASIASDVAAPGVTETAYDRVPVRSVAALRRLWALTRQDLPLVTAPLLVFRSAVDHVVEPVNTDVVLAGVSSTQVEVHVLERSFHVATLDHDAPRIFARSAEFARGLALEEALP from the coding sequence GTGCGGGTCCGGGCGGACGCAGCGGCATTCTCCAGCGACGGGCACCCCTCGGCTGCGGGCCGTGTCGGGGTGCTGCTCTGCCACGGCTTCACCGGCTCCCCGCAGTCGCTCCGCCCCTGGGCCGAGCACCTCGCCGGGGAGGGCCTCGCGGTCCGCCTCCCCCGGCTCCCGGGGCACGGGACGAGCTGGCGCGAGATGGCGCTGACCTCCTGGGAGGACTGGTACGCCGTGCTGGAGCGCGCGCTGCTGGACCTGCGCGGGCAGTGCGACCGGGTCGTCGTGGCGGGGCTGTCCATGGGCGGCACGCTCGCGCTGCGCCTCGCCGAGACCCACGCGGTGGACGGGCTCGTCCTCGTCAACCCCAGCGTGCTGAGCACCAACCGGCTGCTGCCGCTGGTGCCCGTGCTGCAGCACGTCGTGCCGAGCGTCGCCAGCATCGCGAGCGACGTCGCGGCGCCCGGCGTGACGGAGACGGCATACGACCGGGTGCCGGTCCGCTCGGTAGCCGCTCTGCGCCGGCTGTGGGCGCTGACCCGGCAGGACCTCCCGCTCGTGACCGCGCCGCTGCTGGTCTTCCGCTCGGCGGTCGACCACGTGGTCGAGCCGGTCAACACCGACGTGGTGCTGGCTGGGGTCTCCTCGACGCAGGTGGAGGTCCACGTGCTGGAGCGCAGCTTCCACGTGGCGACGCTGGACCACGACGCCCCCCGCATCTTCGCCCGGTCGGCGGAGTTCGCCCGGGGGCTCGCGCTCGAGGAGGCCCTGCCGTGA